aactagaataagagctatttattaaaactattattgtaaactaatactttaagtgggatcccttggttgttttaagcatagggtggacatgaatgagattgggtggaaatatataggagctgcctcgtatgggccaataggacctctgcagttacctttattcttatgttcagctcacctgctatgctgccagatgtacgattctgcttaaattgcagtacgacatttgggcttctgttatacttttgaacttatcactgaataatgattacagttgtggatgactaaaatgtatattcttagtcctctgattaggttaggtggggatggttagtctagtcatttttgaataataacatcaaatacacatgccagtaggacgccaaaggtcgcattggtcgtctggtgacgtcacgcatagttgaccagtcaggtgctgtaataccttgacacctatgtgctaatggccagcaataccttatccctatacctgaggtcgcttttcacgatgtcactaaacaacaacaataactgttctgtagaatgtatttgtttgttatatataataagttaggttaggtttgatcgggtttatgaatatcagaaaatatgagcaatgagcgaaaatacgagccattgtagctgaatataaactctgatgaagcacagagtacagtcgaggtattaagccagattaagaattcacacttatgtgtgaacctactgggatccgcatttagaccGTTGACGCCTTGCacccattagggatgatgacgtcacaaaagaAGGTACTTTGCAGAAggccttgcttttactgaatgagtattttttatCTGTTatgtgctacagtaaggtgtggtagGTATGTTTTGAGTgaatgtgagatgcgcatatatatatatttatgcgtttatgcagtaatattggattactactgaaattgcattgaagtcaccatgcctggcaggggactgttagtttatgcagtaatattggattagtactgaaatcgcattgaagtcactacgcctggcaggggactgtttttatacaaatggatgatagtgggttttcaattttatttgccctatgctcaataaacgatccttgaagaaagatggacaaagcttaaattacattctctagatagaagaagaagaaataggggtgacatgatagaggtgttaaagaatggacatgataaagggggatattaataggctataaacacgagatagaacacgaaaaaatgggtataaattggaataagttttagatttaggaaaaagacctgggtaaatactcctTTGGTGACAGAGCTGAACTCATTTCTTGTGTTAATTTGAAATCTTAGCTTTGAAATGATCCTAGAAAAATTGACAATAGTATGgaaataccttattgagaaaaacgagcttataatggatgatgtcattgtacattaggcttgacagaaggcagccttttaatccccctttactataaatattgaaaatgggaataattacactataacagaaaacggacttattcagggaagatgaagactggctagctgatgacgtcattgaccgatGCCTGTGcttgggtcactggggtaacgaaaaacatgtGTGACTACGAgggaccttttaatccccttgaaacaAAATGGCTGGGGCCTAGGAGCGCACCTTTTAATATAACAGTTGGAAAATTCTATATGACATTCGGGAGGGgacaataaaatgaataaaaatattaGGAGACTACCAAGGACCGTTGGGTAAAATATGGAAAAAACCCATGGCCCTACGAAGGACCGTTGATAAAAAACTTTAACTTGTTCGCCGGGGTAACGAAATGGACTAGGCGCTACGGAGGACCGTTGGGGATAAACATACAAAAACCCATGGCCCTACGAAGGACCgctggaaaaagcaaaacggtcctTCGTAGCGCCTTTTCCCACTACTCACTAACAGgccgataacacacacacacaccactaacaggccgataacacacacacacaccactaacaggccgataacacacacacacaccactaacaggccgataacacacacacacaccactaacaggccgataacacacacacacaccactaacaggccgataacacacacacacaccactaacaggccgataacacacacacacacacaccactaacaggccgataacacacacacacacacaccactaacaggccgataacacacacacacacacaccactaacaggccgataacacacacacacacacacacacacacacacaccactaacgtaacacacacacacacacaccactaacgtaacacacacacacacacacacaccactaacgtaacacaaacacacaaacacacactcaaatGTTTTCCAGCTGTGATTTTGATATTTGCTTCATAAATTAAGTATCTTTATTCCAAATTAGGAAACGTTGATGTGACTGATCGTGGGTATGTGCATTTTGTCAATCCTTGGCATTCCATATCAAATAAATATTTCTTTGTAGAATGTTTTGAATGTCAAATTACTCTCCAGCTCAGGAGCAGACATGTGGGACTAGATAGAATGTTTTGCTAATGCTGCTTGACATTTCTAACATATTTTGATCGCTTTTGCCCCTTTAGCCTTCATGCGGCAAGGTTACTCAATGGGAAGAGGTGAGTAAGCTAACTCTGGTGTTATGAATTATACACTCATTGCattgtattttgtttatattgTATGAAACTTACATTGCATGTTGTAAACAATAGATAAAATTGCCAGTATATGTATATGATCATTTTTCAGTCAAGTTTATGAATGTTATTTATGTACTGTATATGAAGCCTGTACTTATGGTGTTAAATATAGCTGAAGGTTGTATGATTGTGGAGTACAGTTTTGCTGCAAATTTCTGTTTGTGTGTAACTTGGTGTGACTTGTTTTGGCAGCACCCACCAGTCTTCCAACGTCAGCCAGCGCTTGACCACCAACCGCAGGGACATGAGAGTCGCTCGCACCATCTTCATCATATTCCTGCTCGTCCTCGTCTGCAGTGTGCCGGTGGCCTGTGTTCATGCTATTGATACGAAAGTCAAGTTCCCTGTTCGCTTCTTACTTCTGCACGTGTTGTACTGGGTGCAGTACTGCCTCaacgtggtggtgtatgtgtttaTGAACCGCCAGTATAGAGATGCGTATGTGGAATGCCTTGCTCGAGTCTTCCCACGGTTCAAGGCACATCATGGCCGGAGATTCTTCTGGGAAAAAGCGAGCGTTTCATCTAAGCCACAACCTAATTATACGTCCTCTAAGCCAGTAAATCAATTTGATTCCTCTGCTTCGGAGGCTGATCCAGCAGCTGCCGTTCCCCAGGGCGCTGCCATTCAAGGTAGATTGACAGCAATACCCGAAGGTCATAGCAGCTCAGCGGCGAACGACAGCGTGTTCTCAGACCCACAGAAAAAAGCTCAAGAAAACTCCTCCAAAGAAGAACTGAAGAGAAATAAAATCCATGAGGATGGTGAAGGCAGTATTGATAGTGACGAGAGTGATGGCGATTACGATGATGTGAATAAAGGTATAGACGAGGAGCAGGTACTGATGGACCGGGAGCACTGGGTCACCAAGAATGGCTCCACTGCCAGCAGTCTACCTGATGATGAAGCCAAGCTCTAAACTTTCCAAATGTTATGGTGTTTGAGCCACTATTATAACAAGATATTAAACTCAATCCATAAATTTTATGGAATGAGTTTAAAAATCcataaattttatttaatatatcaCTGTGGTACAGAATATGTTATTTTGAATTATAATGCGATAACAAAAATCTCTCAAGTTGGGTCAGTATATCCTTTTCTTCATGGAGGTTGAAGTTAAACTTGATGAACAGTATTACTCCTTGGAACATATAATATGAACTCGAGACTGTTCTGGAATCTCAGAATTTGTGTGAAGATAGTGTTGTTTGTTGTGCATCatgaatataatatattttataattccATGTATTAATTAACAGTATTAACTGTAGCTCCGTTTCACAAGTGGAATAATTATGTTAATGAGGCAATTCACAAATAAATTGTAAGTTTCCATTATAACTTAATTGTGCAAACAAGCAGTTGTACCTATTTATAAGTTCTCGTAAATTTAAGCAATCTTTTTCCCTCTCCTGGCATGGTAATTGTACTTGAAAGGggttataggaattttttttactccccaagcctggtctaaggtcaagcttgacttgtgacagcttgatccaacaggctgttgtttggacatATCCGATtcgtggttcaaccttgacgttgTATGGATGCCTGACTTTTGATCCGCCTGGGGATCGCCGGAGAACGTTTTGTTTTTGCTGCTCATTGGGTAATTGTATTACGTTCTGTTGCAACCCATGGCGATATATGTGCCGCCTGGCACATATTGCTCTGCCGGAGTTgtaactttgtatgtgtgtgtgtggggggttggcCGGTGCCTGCCTTGTCAGGGATATTTGGGTGTCGCCAGGTGGTCAGCGCCACTAGGGGGTCTTGGTATTGTTGGTATGAAGGGCAGCGACAGGACTAAGCCGTATGTACCCTGCCAGTCCAAATTTGAGAAGTCGGTGAGAATATATTCACTTGATGGTGGTATATAACAGCCAGCAGGGGGACAAGTCACAGCTCATATGTGTCGATGTAGTCCTGTAGACGTTATGAAACTAAATGTGTATTGTAGGACGGCATAACGGCTGTCTTCATAAAGACCTGCTCCACCAAGGACAGGAAGCGTGAGGTGTGCAGCATTAAGGTCTGCCCCAACTGTAGTGGTGATCATGCCACCATTTTCAAGCAGTGTCCTTCCTACGTTGTGGCGCTCACTAAGGCTCTTCCTGTCGTCATTCCTCCCTCCAGTCGTGCTTTACCTCATCCTGCCCCGGTTCCTTGTTACCCACCGCTTCCCTCTCCGCCGCCGCCATTGCCTGTGCCTGACCCATTTGTCACTGAAGTTCCTCTCGCCCCTGCGGCTTCTTCTTTCCAACCCGCCATTCAGCTTAGTCCCGATCTTGTTGACGCTATTGTCGCTCGCGTTGTGGATGCACTCCAGACGGTGCTGGTCCACCTCATCACTAAATCTTTGTCTGGCCAactgtttccaccacctagtttcattactttgcagttactcgggttaaactttaacagccatttgttggactattcattcagtctgtctaggtcgtcctgtagcctcctactatcatcctcagtttcaatcctcataatttttgcatcatcggcaaacattgagagaaacgattctgtaccctctgggagatcatttacatatatcagaaacagtataggtccaaggactgacccctgcgggactccactcgtaacgtctcgccaatccgagacctcgcCCCTCTCAGTGATtccttgtcttctgttgcttaggtactcccgtattcaacggagtaccttccctttcactccagcctacatctccagctttctcactagcctcttgtgtggtactgtatcacaggctttttgacaatccaaaaatatgtagtctgcccacccctctctttcttgcctggtcgtagaattcaattagccctgtgaggcaggacttgccatccctgaacccatgttgatgctgtgttacaaagttctttcgctccagatgttccactagctttcttcgcacaatcttctccatcagcttgcatggtatgcaggttagggacactggcctgtagttcagtgcctcctgcctatcccctttcttatacagtatattggaactacattagctgccttccgaatttctggcagttcccctgtttccagtgatttgttatacactatggagagtggcaggcacagtgcttctgctccttcccttaatatccaaggggagattccatctgggcctatagcctttgtcacatccaactctagtaaacacttctttacttccccactggtaatctcaaactcttctagtggttcctggttaactattccctctcttatctcgggaatctctccttgctctacggtgaagacctcctggaatttcttattcagttgtgtgtgtgtgtgtgtgtaaatcacgaaaattaacatgtgatgaatcttcagaaggaatccttctgaagatgtattaatatatgaaagtacttaaggaaattcctgtttcaattctttctccgtggtttgacactgtcacattttttatcacatgttaattttcgtgatttacacacacacacacacacacacacacaagagttcttacattcttgtacagctactagCATGCATAACAtttcggacaagtccttaatcctaattttcacacacacatccccaggaagcagcccgtagcagctgtctaactcccaggtacctatttactgctaggtgaacaggttcattagggggaaagaaactctgcccatttgttttcgcctctactggggatcgaacccggactctTAGGACTAATATTTCAAACACATTTATATCTCCCAATAATTCATTTATGTCTCACAAAATTCCaggctgtttttcaacatttaacacttgTTTCTATATATTTTCCAGCGCTGAATAtacttattaaatatatatttcgTTGCTGTTTACACTGTTCTGGGTATGATGCTTTCCTGCTTagacaatttttttatattttattaacaagcttaggtatagagagcaatgtgctgctaccctattctatatgaaagattacacagtgtagatcaaaaactatctacaagttcatctaatattcccatctcacaggatggttagtcatacaatgCTCTGCATATGTGCAGAACTGACTGTTGTACTGCGGGGGATTCCAAATGTGAAAGTTCCAGACTGTTCCAGACTTGTATTAAACTTCATGCCTGTATATGCCAGAGGTGAGAACTTCATGCCTGTATATGGCACAGGTGAGAACTTCATGCCTGTATATGGCACAGGTGAGAACTTCATGCCTGTATATGGCACAGGTGAGAACTTCATGCCTGTATATGGCACAGGTGAGAACTTCATGCCTGTATATGGCACAGGTGAGAACTTCATGCCTGTATATGGCACAGGTGAGAACTTCATGCCTGTATATGGCACAGGTGAGAACTTCATGCCTGTATATGCCAGAGGTGAGAACTTCATGCCTGTATATGGCACAGGTGAGAACTTCATGCCTGTATATGCCAGAGGTGAGAACTTCATGCCTGTATATGCCAGAGGTGAGAACTTCATGCCTGTATATGCCAGAGGTGAGAACTTCATGCCTGTATATGGCACAGGTGAGAACTTCATGCCTGTATATGGCACAGGTGAGAACTTCATGCCTGTATATGGCACAGGTGAGAACTTCATGCCTGTAGGATATTTTCCGTCTCTGTATATATACATAGTCTTTTTGCCTCTCATTACGTTCATACTCACAAGGACTTAAGGTCCTTGTGTGGCCAGAATCTTGACTCTTGTGACAACCGGCAACTACAAAATTTAGTGACTGCACAAACTAGTAACAAACACATTTCTCATGCATAGGGTTATGAACTTATAAATGGAGTGCATTTGATCTTAAAtacaaaaaattgctaaatttatTAATTATATGCTGTTACATGTAAAGCACTAATTTAGGGGGGTTTAATTCATATAATCTTCTATTTTTGCTTACTTCCTGTAGTGTAAATGTAGTTAAACATAAAATTGAACATTCGTGCATGATGTATTTGAATGACTTTCTCCCATCCCTTCTCTATGCATAGCGATGGAGAGCTTTAACTTAAGTATAAATATATTAGAAACGAAGAGAACTTAATCATTACATGATCATTCATTATCAAGTTAAACAGTATTGTATAACTTTATTGCATGGAGCCTCTGCAACTACTGAATTGTAAATATATACTTAATGGTACAATTGTTCTTGTATGCACACATTTACTACCCATTTTAATAATGGGTATTATCTGGCATAATGTTACTGTGCCAGATAATACTAGTTGTAGTTACTGTGCCAGATAATACTAGTTGTAGTTCCTGTGCCAGATAATACTAGTTGTAGTTACTGTGCCAGATAATACTAGGGGGTAGTTGCTATGCTAGATAGTAACTACCATAGATACcataggtatagttgctatgccaGATATTACTAGGTTTAGTTACTATGCAAGATATTACTAGGGGGTACTGTAGTTGCCATGTCAGATGTTACTAGGGGTGGTTGCCATGCAAGATGTTACTAGGGGTAGTTGCCATGCCAGAAGTTACTAGGGGTAGTTGCCTTGCCCGATATTACTAGGTTTAGTTGCCATGCAAGATATTACTAGGGGGTAGTTTCCATGCCAGATGTTACTAGGGGTAGTTGCCATGCCAAATGTTACTAGGGGCAGTTGTCATGCAGGATGTTACTAGGGATAGTTGCCATGCCAGGTGTTACTAGGGGTAGTTGCCATGTCAGTTGTTACTAGTGGTAGTTGCCATGTCAGTTGTTACTAGGGGTAGTTGCCATGTCAGTTGTTACTAGGGATAGTTGCCATGTCAGATGTTACTAAGGGTAGTTGCCATGTCAGATGTTACTAGGGGTAGTTGCTATGCCAGGTGTTACTAGGGGTAGTTGCCATGCCAGGTGTTACTAGGGATAGTTGCATGTCAGATGTTACTAGGGGTAGTTGCCATGTCACTTGTTACTAGGGGTAGTTGCCATGCCAGGTGTTACTAGGGGTAGTTGCCATGCCAGGTGTTACTAGGGGTAGTTGCCATGCCAGGTGTTACTAGGGATAGTTGCCATGCCAGGTGTTACTAGGGATAGTTGCATGTCAGATGTTACTAGGGGTAGTTGCCATGTCACTTGTTACTAGGGGTAGTTGCCATGCCAGGTGTTACTAGGGGTAGTTGCCATGCCAGGTGTTACTATAGGTAGTTGCATGTCAGATGTTACTAGGGGTAGTTGCCATGTCACTTGTTACTAGGGGTAGTTGCCATGTCACTTGTTACTAGGGGTAGTTGCCATGCCAGGTGTTACTATAGGTAGTTGCATGTCAGATGTTACTAAGGGTAGTTGCCATGCCAGGTGTTACTATAGGTAGTGATCTTTCGTCTTTCAATCCTGTAatatttttacatatatatactgtaccatAGTTTGTAAGCATGTTTTccaaatatgtaaatatataatgtTTGTATTCATTGTCATATTACTGATAATTGATTACTTTTTTTGTACATATCTTTATATTAATGGTATACAGTACTTACAAAACTGGCAAACAAATTTATTTTCTAAAGTTGACCCTTCTTGAGATCAATTCCTGGCTAAGCTTTCTGATATAAAGGTATGCTATTTATGATTTAGCACATTCAGTAAGTTCTGTAATATTTTGAGGGAAAGATTTTCACCTTTTAATAAAATACAGGTCTAAATAATAACACGTCATAAAataaatactgtacatacataatGGTATGTACTGTTCATTAATTTCTTTCCTACCATTCTTCTTCTACTAAGAAGTGTTCTCATCTCCCTCTTCCTCTATGCCTTATGCATCTGTGACCCCCTCGGTTTTTTATTCTGAAATTTCACTTTACTAGTCATTCTCTTGCCATGGCCATCCCCTAAATTTTATAAACTGCCCCTAATCTCAAGCTAAAATAATTCTTTCATGTTAAACCTTCTTCCAATACTAGAACTCCTGTACCTTCCCTTCATATTTGAACTTAAAAATATCTTGGATACCCTTTGTCTTCTTGATATAAAACTTGCCGTCAACAAATTAACATACTTTTTGGTAATCTGGTTCACACCTCTACTGGTATCCATGAACTTTTTTGCTCCTCTTGGCCTCTCCAATACTTTAGTGGAACTGGTCATATGCTTAACAACAGCCTTAAAAAAACACAAAAGACATTTTAAACTTGATGACACAAGCATTGTTCCCTTCTATTATGTTGGGAACTAATTTTTCTATAGTTTAGTCTTCCAAAATAAATTTTCCCACTTATACTTTCCAGAAAGGCTGTTTTGTTGAACTAACTCTCAAACAACATGTCCAACTTGAACCTTAGGACAGGCTTTGTTCCTGTTGACTCTTGCCTTTCTCAATACATATTTAAATGTTTTAATCAATTTAAAAAGCATGATCTGACTTTAGATGTTTATTCCTCTGTGCTTTTCTGTCCCCCTATCTGTGTTTATAATTTAGCTCTTTTATTTCTCCTTATTTGTTTCTTCTACAATTCTCTACCTACCTTAATTTGTCTTTTCATCTCGTAGGGAGGCGCTTTGAGCATGATTTCTTGCTTTACTTTTTCCACTTTGCTTCTTCTCTTGACTTAAAATAACTTCTGCCTTTTTATTTCCTAGTTTAGACTTGATGAGATTCCAGGTTGGACGGAAATGTCGTCACTTTTCTTTCAATTCATGTGTAGGTTGGGTTATTTATTTTCAGTTACATTAATGTCACTTTTTTTCCCATGTTAATTAATATTTATTGTTCAGGTAAATTTTGCTAACAATTTAAGTGTCCTTTTAAATATAGCAGGATTCCTTTAATTTGATGAAGAAGGGTCTTAGTATATGTTAGCATATATAAATTTGTGAAGTCACAAgttctgtatacagtatatgattAAAAACATTGGTGCAATATTACCCCTGTTGAGGACAGTGCAGTGTATTTATTTAATGCATACTCTAATGTAACTAATATAAATGGAGTTACTTAAATTGTTAttttcatttattatttaatagtaCTGTAGCATTTGTTGAAAATTCTATGTAGCCCaatattttaaaatatacttGAGTTAGGAGTGTTATTGTTtagaatttcattgaattttcatTAAGGATATGACCAGCAAGACATTTTTACAGTACTATACTGAATTTTTATACTTATAAacttatttaatattaatttcatGTTTAAAATACCGTAAGAAAGCTTAAGTAATTAGAAGCATTTAGTTTTGGCTGACCCAACAGCAGGTCATTCCTCGAGGCTTGCCTGCCAGACCAGAGAACAAACGCACTCGTCCAGCGCCCTCCACCGTCTCACTCTTGCCACATTGTACGGGTCTTCGTGAAATGGAGGAtcaaaggtcctcatttttatttAAAAACAGTTTGGAGAAGCGCCTGAAGGTTATGTAGTTTTTAATATGATAAGAGTAAACTGTGTACAATATGTACTCAGATTTCTTGGATGACTCAGATGCTTTAATTTGAAATATATTACACAATACTGTAATTAGTTGACCAATTTATGCAATACATTGCCAAATGTTAGCCTGTAGTTAACATGATGCAATATAATAGTGCATAGTCAGTCTAGATGTTAAAAACCTGCTTCATGCACTTTTATTGAAAATATTGCACAATTTAGTGATACTTGGCATTTACAAATTTTTCAAATTGATAAATTTATTTATCAAAATTTATCAAATTTATTAAGAGAATTAATTTTCCAGGCATGTTGCATGATTTGCTGCTTTGGTTATCTGTTCAGTATCTTGGTGGCAGGTATACAATACCATACACATTTTTGCTAGAAAAtatggtattgtgtgtgtgcttcCCACAGAAAAAATACAAAGATTGTAGACTTAGTGTCAAGGCCCATGAAATAAATATTTCCTCCAGCTTACCCTTTCTTGTACAGGGATTCGTGTATCTACAAATTTACCAAAAAGATTTATTTACTAGATAGAACATCTGATCAATGCCCTAAAGTGAGGTATAAGAGCTGCATGAATTTAGGTCTTGACAACAGAATATCTTGAAACGATTAATAAATTTTAAGTGATAATTTAGCTCAGTCTTGTTAAATgtaattattataatttggaCCTTATAATTTTTTGTGAGCTCAGATTTTTAAAAGTACTAATGTATATAAATTTAGATTTTTTAATTTTTGAAATAAGCTATTTTTTGCAAAATAACAGTTCATAAGAATTGTGATTATTATTTTACTGCATATTTATTTACATGCTAGaactctgtaattaattatcttgCCAAATATTATATTAAAGACTGCAAATAATGTTGAATCGGTTATaactctgtaattaattatcttgCCAAATATTATATTAAAGACTGCAAATAATATTGAATCGGTGTGATGTTCTAATG
This genomic stretch from Procambarus clarkii isolate CNS0578487 chromosome 22, FALCON_Pclarkii_2.0, whole genome shotgun sequence harbors:
- the LOC138367576 gene encoding foot protein 1 variant 1-like codes for the protein MKFSPVPYTGMKFSPVPYTGMKFSPVPYTGMKFSPLAYTGMKFSPLAYTGMKFSPLAYTGMKFSPVPYTGMKFSPLAYTGMKFSPVPYTGMKFSPVPYTGMKFSPVPYTGMKFSPVPYTGMKFSPVPYTGMKFSPVPYTGMKFSPVPYTGMKFSPLAYTGMKFNTSLEQSGTFTFGIPRSTTVSSAHMQSIV